ATGTTTATCAACAAAGTAGAAGTTGAAAATCCAAATTCTTCAACAACAACAGAATTTACATTTATCGATGAAGATGTTGTTGATAGTGAAACTTATGTTTACGATTTATACGCTGTTACTCTGAATGGTACATCATTCGCTATTGGTTCAACTACTTTGACTATTGATATACCTGAACCACCTGAACTTCCTCAAGCAACGATTCTTCATTACAATTTCCCCAATCCTTTTATGTAAAACAATCCGTCAAAAGCCGGACACTGTTTGCTAAATTGTTCAAAAAAATAAAATTAAAAAAATCAGAGAAAAAATGAAAATATTTCCTTATGTGCTATTTCTAATATTTGCATTTACTATCTCATCAATATATGCAAATGATAAAGATGAAACTACACATCAAGACAGCTTGGAATACATCAGGAAACTCTATGAAAAAAAGCAGTTTGATGAAACCGATCTAAAGGATAATCCACTTGATAATGAATATTATGAGTATGATCAGTCGAAAGATATTGAGGGAGAATATCATCTGGAAAGCGAGAATAAGGAAAGCGATTTTGATTTAAGTATGGCACTTTATGTTTTAGCACTTCCTTTTTATCTGCCAATAAAGTTATTGGAAGAAGATTTTCCCGAACTTTATTTCTATCAGGATTATCCTTATGCTGAAAGTAACTTTTTTTTTAGTAATGACGGGAAAAACTGGATGGGAGCAATCGAAATTAGTGCTCATTATATAAACGAAGACTTATCCGGATTTCTTATCAACTCATCTTATAATTATTTTCGGCTATCAATTGAGCCTGCTTTTTCATATTATTATGATCAAAGCGAATTAAATAAGGATATCTATTCTTTTCAATTCGTTTCAGCTTTGAGTTTTGCCAGAAATAATTTTTCGGATTTTCGTTTTGGATTAGGCTACCAACATCTTTCCGAAACTGAAAAAAAGGATGCTCTCAAGATTATCTATAAAATGAGATTTTTTCGAAAACCTTTCAACCTGAATTTAGGATATGGATTATCAATGTATGATCTCGGTATTGATAATAAAGTAAAATTACAAAATGAATTTGATTTGGATATTGGAATATTTATAAAACGCTTCGAATTAAAAACGGGCTATCAAATAGATAAACTGTTATCTACTGAACTAATTGGACCAAAATTTAGTTTATCTGTGTGGTTTTGATAACTGAACGGAACAAACAGGAAAATGAAATCCGATAAGAAAAGACAGAATAACAGGATTTACAGGATAAATAAAAGTTGAAATATACCAATTTAACAAATTTAGAAAAACTCATCCATTTTATTATTATAATAATCTCATTTTCAATTATTTTGTCAGAAAATATTGATGTCCAAAACTTAAGATTAAAAAATATTGAAATTTCTTACTTGAATTATTCCCTACCAATCTCCCAACTTCTTGATTTTCAAACAATAGACAGAACAAAAGTATCTATCATAATAAATAAATCAGATTACATACTGACGATTTTATATGAGAACAATCCCATCAAATCCTATCCTGTTGTTTTCGGTTTCAATCCTGTCGATGATAAACTAAAGCAGGGAGACGGCTGCACTCCGGAAGGGATTTTCAAAATTCATGACCTTTATCCTCATCAAAGTTGGTCGAAATTTATCTGGCTCGATTATCCGACAACAGGATCATGGGTAAAACATAATCGGGCAAAGGAAGAAGGAACGATAAATTCAAATGCCGGGATTGGCGGAGAGATCGGAATTCATGGCGTTCCAACGGGAATGGATCATCTGATCGATAATAAAACAAACTGGACTTTGGGATGTATTTCTTTGAAGAATAAAGATATAAATGAATTGTTCAGCATTCTTCAAAAGGAAACAAAAATTATAATAGTTCATTAAAATGAGTTGTTCAAAATTAACAGAAAATTTCAGAAACCATTAAAATGGTTGAAATTTTTATTTGGATTTTATTTATTTCCCACAATTGATCCATCAAAAACCGGAGTAAACATTTATGGGCTAATTAATTATCTATTATATCATTAGCCCACAGTTTTAACTGTGGGAATAAATATCACCCAAACCAACTTAACCGCTTCAGCGGTTGCTATTTTACAGAATCCTAAAATCATAAAATAGAAAAGAGGAGATAAAAAAAATGTTAAGAAAAATTATTTGCATAGGTTTGATCATGTTTTTTATTTTTTCGGGTCTAATATCCGAAAAACTACAAAAAACAATTTTCATTCCTGAAGTCGGATACCAAACTGTTTACGAGGATGGAAATTCCACAAAAATTTCTCATTCAGAAGAAATATCCAGAAATGAAAGAGTGGAAATTCTCTGGCAGGATTCGGATGCATTAGCGATAGCAGGAGAAGTAAAGGTTTCACCGGATATTGAAACTTTTGTGGGTTGGTATTTGAATGATGAAAGAGCATCTTATTATTTGAACACCGAAACTCCGATGTGGGAAGATCCGGATTGGAGTCCCGATTTTGGTTTTGAGACCGATATGCTGGAAGACGGCAGTTTGATGGTCGCTGCTGCGAATCAAACCATCAGGATTTATAATTCGGAATCCATAATGATATGGGAACAAAATCTAAATTTGAATGAAAGTGTGACCGATGTTGCTCTCAGTTCCGATGGTTTATATGTGTATTATTCCGTAAAAAATCAAACGACCGGTAATTCTTATGTTACCTCTTTTTTAGTTGGATTAGAAGAACCGGTTTGGCAGATCGATTTTCCCGGTTCCTGCAATTGTCTCGTTTTAAGCGGAGATGGAACGAAACTGGTTTTTACTCAATATGCCGGAGAAAATAGTGCAATGAGAGTACTCGAGGCAGAAAATGGAGCGATCATTTTTGAAGGACCGGAACAAAACCAAAATCCGCCGGCAATTTCTTTTGACGGTTCGATAATCGTGAATGGAGATTATTCCGGTGATGTCTTTGTTTATGAATTTGTTCCCGAGCAAGAAACTTATCAAATAAATTGGAGTTACCAAGTCAGTAACGGAGGTGGAGGATATAATCCCTGGATCTCGAGTATGGCAATTTCCTCTGACGGAAGCACAATTGCCGTAGGAACACACATTTTTTATGCTGATCATTATAGCGGAGAAATTTACCTTTTCAATTCTTATTCATCGTCTCCGATCTGGATATTTGATGCCAACGGTCCTGTCGTTGATCTTGATATTTCTGCTGATGGTTCGACGATTGCTGCTGCCGGTTATGGACCGCAAGATCATTCCACACCCGATTTTTGGATATTTGGTAGAAACTCCAATGAACCTGAATTCAGTATAAACACTTCCGGTTCGATGTTTCATCTTGATCTTTCGGAAGATGGTTCTATTTGTTCGGTTGGAGGAAAAGCAGTTCATGCTTATGAAATGGGGAATGGCGGACTTTTGTATTGCCTGGAGTGCGATCTTGGCGGTGGGAATATTGCCGGAACAGTTAATCTCATTGGAAATGATGATAATTCAGGAGTACTTGTAGAGATTTTGGAATTAGAAAATTATACTGCTTATACTGATGCCGATGGAAATTACTCACTGGTTTTTGTTCCATCCGGGATGTACACAGTGCAAGCTTCCAGGAATTGGTATGAAACCGTTACAGAAGAATTTGTACTGGTCTTTGATGATGAAATTACGGAAGTAAATTTCGAGATGAATGAACTTCTTCTTTCTCCTCAAAATGTGGAAGCAACCATTGTTGGTGCAGGAACGACTGCTCTTATTAATTGGGATGAACCGGATGGCAGCAGCGGAATTCGTGACCTGGAAAATTATAATGTCTGGCGTTTGCTGGAAGGGGAAGAAGAAATCCCTGAAAACTGGATATTTCTGACAAACATCGAACAGACTTTTTATCTCGATGCAGATTGGGAAAATCTTCCTTCCGGTATTTATAAATATGCTGTGAATGCCGTTTACTTAAGCGGTGAATCGGATGTTGTTTTCTCAAATTCTCTGGAAAAACCAGTTTCTATTGAAGAAAATATTTTAGAAAATTCTTCGACTCGATTAATCGGTTGTTATCCGAATCCGTTCAGCAGTTCAACGACTATTTCATTTTCTTGCCACAGAGAAGCAGAGAACACAGAGATAAATATTTATAACATTAAAGGACAAAAAATAAAAACTTTGGACTACATTAACCGTGTTAATGCAAAAGCGACACAGTCGCTTTACTCCATAACCTGGAATGCAGGAGATCAACCTTCAGGGATTTATTTTGTGAGATTAAAGACGGAGAATTTTGAAGATATGAGGAAATTGCTTTTGATCCGATAGTTTCGGGTCCGTTTGGACTCGACTTGCTTCGAAGCGCGAGTTGAGAACAAACAAGAGTAGTGAAAACATCTGAAAATAGGACAGGATAACAGGATTTACAGGATGAAAATCAAATTCAAAATCTCCTGTTGATCCTGTAATCCTGACAAACAACCATTGCGAAGGTTCAGTAATCTCCTGAGGAGGTTTTGAAGAGTTCCTCCAATTGTAACCATTCGCAAGGTCTCATTATTACGGGATCTCAATTCCATATTTTTTCATCTTCTTGTAAAGAGTTGTTCTGTCCAATCCAATCGCCTCTGCAGTTCTGCTGACTCGATAGAGATTTTTCTCCAAATGATGTTTGAGGAAAAGTTTTTCATAATCTTCGAGAGATCGATAAAAATCGTTTGAATTCAGAAGATTGTGATGAAGGGGATATTGAATTTCGAGTGATTTTTCAGATAGATTCTGATTACGATTAATGTGTTTTTCAAATTCATCTAAAATAATTTCATTATCTATGTGTTCATAAAATTCGGTGATAAATCTACAGAGATTCTTCAATTCCCGGACATTACCCGGGAAAGAATAAGATTCTAATTTTCCCCGGATATTTTTCAGATTGATATCCAAAGATTTATTGAATTCGCGGGTGTAATCCATCAGGAATTTTTCCATTAACACTGTTATATCGCTTGCTCTTTCCCGCAA
This window of the Candidatus Cloacimonadota bacterium genome carries:
- a CDS encoding T9SS type A sorting domain-containing protein, whose protein sequence is MLRKIICIGLIMFFIFSGLISEKLQKTIFIPEVGYQTVYEDGNSTKISHSEEISRNERVEILWQDSDALAIAGEVKVSPDIETFVGWYLNDERASYYLNTETPMWEDPDWSPDFGFETDMLEDGSLMVAAANQTIRIYNSESIMIWEQNLNLNESVTDVALSSDGLYVYYSVKNQTTGNSYVTSFLVGLEEPVWQIDFPGSCNCLVLSGDGTKLVFTQYAGENSAMRVLEAENGAIIFEGPEQNQNPPAISFDGSIIVNGDYSGDVFVYEFVPEQETYQINWSYQVSNGGGGYNPWISSMAISSDGSTIAVGTHIFYADHYSGEIYLFNSYSSSPIWIFDANGPVVDLDISADGSTIAAAGYGPQDHSTPDFWIFGRNSNEPEFSINTSGSMFHLDLSEDGSICSVGGKAVHAYEMGNGGLLYCLECDLGGGNIAGTVNLIGNDDNSGVLVEILELENYTAYTDADGNYSLVFVPSGMYTVQASRNWYETVTEEFVLVFDDEITEVNFEMNELLLSPQNVEATIVGAGTTALINWDEPDGSSGIRDLENYNVWRLLEGEEEIPENWIFLTNIEQTFYLDADWENLPSGIYKYAVNAVYLSGESDVVFSNSLEKPVSIEENILENSSTRLIGCYPNPFSSSTTISFSCHREAENTEINIYNIKGQKIKTLDYINRVNAKATQSLYSITWNAGDQPSGIYFVRLKTENFEDMRKLLLIR
- a CDS encoding murein L,D-transpeptidase translates to MKYTNLTNLEKLIHFIIIIISFSIILSENIDVQNLRLKNIEISYLNYSLPISQLLDFQTIDRTKVSIIINKSDYILTILYENNPIKSYPVVFGFNPVDDKLKQGDGCTPEGIFKIHDLYPHQSWSKFIWLDYPTTGSWVKHNRAKEEGTINSNAGIGGEIGIHGVPTGMDHLIDNKTNWTLGCISLKNKDINELFSILQKETKIIIVH